A genomic region of Canis aureus isolate CA01 chromosome 16, VMU_Caureus_v.1.0, whole genome shotgun sequence contains the following coding sequences:
- the ALDOC gene encoding fructose-bisphosphate aldolase C → MPHSYPALSAEQKKELSDIALRIVAPGKGILAADESVGSMAKRLSQIGVENTEENRRLYRQVLFSADDRVKKCIGGVIFFHETLYQKDDNGVPFVRTIQDKGIVVGIKVDKGVVPLAGTDGETTTQGLDGLSERCAQYKKDGADFAKWRCVLKISERTPSALAILENANVLARYASICQQNGIVPIVEPEILPDGDHDLKRCQYVTEKVLAAVYKALSDHHVYLEGTLLKPNMVTPGHACPIKYSSEEIAMATVTALRRTVPPAVPGVTFLSGGQSEEEASLNLNAINRCPLPRPWALTFSYGRALQASALNAWKGQQDNAGAATEEFIKRAEVNGLAAQGKYEGSGEDGGAAAQSLYIANHAY, encoded by the exons ATGCCCCACTCATACCCAGCCCTTTCTGCTGAGCAGAAAAAGGAGTTGTCTGACATCGCCCTCCGGATTGTGGCCCCAGGCAAAGGCATTCTGGCTGCAGATGAGTCTGTAG GCAGCATGGCCAAGCGGCTGAGCCAAATTGGAGTGGAGAACACAGAGGAAAACCGCAGGTTGTACCGCCAGGTCCTGTTCAGTGCTGATGACCGTGTGAAGAAGTGCATTGGAGGTGTCATCTTCTTCCATGAGACACTTTACCAGAAGGACGATAATGGTGTTCCTTTCGTTCGTACCATTCAGGATAAAGGCATTGTCGTGGGCATCAAG GTTGATAAGGGTGTAGTGCCTCTAGCAGGGACCGATGGAGAAACCACCACTCAAG GGCTGGATGGGCTCTCGGAACGCTGTGCCCAATACAAGAAGGATGGCGCCGACTTTGCCAAGTGGCGTTGTGTGCTGAAAATCAGTGAGCGCACACCCTCAGCACTTGCCATTCTGGAGAATGCCAACGTGCTGGCCCGCTATGCCAGCATCTGCCAGcag AATGGCATTGTGCCTATTGTGGAACCTGAAATCCTGCCTGATGGAGACCATGACCTAAAACGTTGTCAGTACGTTACAGAGAAG GTCTTGGCTGCTGTGTACAAGGCCCTGAGTGACCATCACGTGTACCTGGAGGGGACCCTGCTCAAGCCCAACATGGTGACCCCCGGCCATGCTTGTCCCATTAAATATAGCTCAGAGGAGATCGCCATGGCAACTGTCACTGCCCTGCGTCGTACTGTGCCCCCAGCTGTCCCAG GAGTGACTTTCCTGTCTGGGGGTCAGAGTGAAGAGGAGGCATCACTCAACCTCAATGCCATCAACCGTTGCCCCCTTCCTCGACCCTGGGCCCTCACCTTCTCCTATGGGCGTGCCCTGCAGGCCTCTGCCCTCAATGCCTGGAAAGGGCAACAAGACAATGCTGGGGCTGCCACTGAGGAGTTCATCAAGCGGGCTGAG GTGAATGGGCTTGCGGCTCAGGGCAAGTATGAAGGCAGTGGAGAAGATGGTGGAGCTGCAGCACAGTCCCTCTACATTGCCAACCATGCCTACTGA